The region CCCCCTAGGCGCCTTCGCCGCAGGTCTCGGCGACCACAAAATAAACACCGCCCTCTGCCCCGGCGGCAAGGAACGCATGCGACGCCTGATGAACGTTCTGGAATCCAGCCGGCTGGATCTCGGGCCGCTGGTTACCCATGAGTACAGGCTAGAGGATATTGTTGAGGCTTATGATTTGTTCGGGAATCAGCGGGATGGGGTGTTGAAGGTGGCGGTTAAGCCTTGAGGCACATTTACGGCCCCGGCGTTGAAAACGACAACGCTAGTCTGACCTGGCTCATTGCCATCCAGTGGGCTATGGTTTCCTCGTTAACAATGGAGGGAACCATGCGCAGGCTATTTAAGGCGTTACGCGTTATCTCGGTCCTGGCCTTTGCGGGTGGCGGCCTGACTGCACCGGTAGCCGTGGCCCAAACCAATGGCTGCGTCAATTACAGCAGCTCTGACATTCGCACCTTCCAGATCAAGCAGATCATCAAGCCTGGTATGAAGGAAGCCGAGGTGAAGCGCATCTGGGGCGAGCCGACCAAAGTTCGGCATAACTACCCCGGTGGCGACGAATGGGAATACTGGAACCCTTCCGGAGACCAGATCGTCACCTTCGGCCAGCATGGCTGCGTGACGGGTTGGTATACGGCAAGGGATTGATAGCGCCGCCCTAGGTTGCGGACCCACCGGCAGGGTAGATGTAGGCGCAACCGCCGGCGGAGCGCAGGCGCACTACACCCCCAGGTCGTATACACTCAGAACTCAACCGACTGAGGATAGCCAAATATGTCGCTGGAGAAGATCCAAAGCGTATTAGCCGAGCATCCAGAGATCCAGCTGGCCTATCTTTTTGGATCAATGGCCGCAGGCAGCGCAACAGCAACCAGCGACGCGGATATAGCGGTGCAAACCTATTCACCTTTGACTGTAGAAGCCAAAATCTCCCTGGTTGAAGAAATCGCCATAGCGACCGGTCGGCCAGTAGACTTGATCGATCTGCGTAAAACTGGAGAACCGCTTCTGGGGCAGATTCTACAGCACGGGATCCGCTTGAAAGGCGACGATACACTGCACGCCGAGCTAATGCGGCGCCACATATTCGATAGCGAAGATTTTCTGCCTTACGTGCGCAGAATGCTCGCGGAGCGCAGACAATCATGGACAAGCTAGTTATCGAGCGAAAGCTCGATTCGTTATACCGATGCCTGAACCGCGTCAATGAAAAGTGTCCGGCGAACCTAGCGGATCTTCTAGGCGACTTGGATCTGCAGGACGTAATCGTCTTGAATCTGAGCAGAGCCGTTCAGATGTGTGTCGATCTGGGCGCTCACATGCTATCCAGCCTGGACCAACCGCCTCCCAATACCATGGGAGAAACCTTTGACCGGATGGCCGATGCAAAAGTGCTGGACCGTCAGCTCGCGGACCGGATGAAGAAGTCGGTAGGGTTTAGAAATATTGCCGTGCATAACTATGATGACCTTGACTGGGCAATAGTCCATGCCATCGCCTCACGTCATCTGGCCGATTTCAGCGCTTTCGCAGCGGTTATTGCCCAGTCTCTTGATGAAGACTGAGCAATACCAGTTGCCCAAGCATGCCCAACTCAAACGCCGGACGTCCTGACCGAACCGGTTTCCGCCCCGACCATGCGCCAAGCCCAACTCTTCAGCCGCACCCAACGGCTCACATCGCAACCCCTATTCGACCGGATGCGACACGGCTCCCGCCGTTACTGGCCATCATCGAGCATAATCGAGGACTGATTGCAGCTACACGGACGTACTTATGGCACGACGCCAGCGCCTCTCTTACCCAGGTATCGCCCAGCACGTCATTCAACGTGGAAACAACCGTCAGGTGTGTTTCGGTGACGATGAAGACATGTATATTTTCGCTCAATGGCTGACCGATTATGCTGCCGAGTATGGTGTTGCCGTTCATGCCTGGGTATTCATGACCAACCATATTCATGTCCTCGCAACGCCAGTCGACTTCAACAGCGTTTCCCTGTTGATGCAGGCCCTCGGCCGCCGCTACGTGCGTTATTTCAACCGCCGCTATCGCCGCACCGGCACACTATGGGAAGGTCGGTATCGCTCCTGCCTTGTCGACTCCGAGGCTTACTTGTTAACCTGTCAGAGATTAATGTTCATCTGACCCCAATTAATCTGACCCCAATTAATCCCTTTTTCTCGTCTTCGCTCACGAACCCAAAAGGCAAGACAGGAGGCTGGTGACTATTATTGAGTCACCAGTCGGTGCCATCTAGTCAAAAAAGCCCAGCAAATAGCTGGTACTGCGCCCTCCCCCCTCGGCCTTGATCAGCACTCCCCTGGCGAGCAGATCATTGATGTCGCGAAGCGCGGTATCGCTTGAACATTTGGCAATCGCAGCCCATTTTTTGTTGGTGAGTTTGCCATCGAACCCATCCAGAAGTTTATTGAGCACCTTGGTTTGCCGTTCGTTGAAGGCTGTGCCTGCCCAGTGCTGCCAGAAGCGCGCCTTGGCCAATACCCTGCCGAGAGTGTCGTGAGCCTCAGCCACCGCCCCACCTAGCGCCTCAAGAAACCAGGCAAGCCATGGCGTGACGTCCATCGATCCTTTTTGTGTGCGCTCAAGGATGTCGTGATAGCCATTACGCTCACGCTGGATTTGCGCAGATAAGCTATAGAAACGTTGCGGGCTACCGTCAGCGCGGGCGAGCAGGAGGTCACCCAGCGCCCTGGCGATACGGCCGTTACCATCATCAAAAGGATGCAGGGTAACCAACCAGAGATGGGCAAGACCTGCCCTGATCAGGTCAGGCTCGTTGCCTGGCTCATTCACCCATTCAAGTAGTCTTGCCATATGCCTGTGCAGGGTATGTGCTGGGGGAGCCTCAAAATGAACCTTCTGACGCCCATAGGGGCCAGAGACAACCTGCATCGGACCCGCAGAATCGTCTCGATAGCCCCCTACCTTTAGTTTCGACATGCCGGAATAACCGGTCGGGAATAGCGCTGCATGCCAGGCAAACAATCTATCGGGCGTAACCTGCGCAAAGCAGTGATTGGTGGCGTCCAGAATCATCTCTACGACCCCTTCGACATGTCTATCTGCTGGCGCAAGGGCACCGATGTCTACACCAAGACGTTTCGCGATGGATGAGCGGACAGAAGCGGCATCTAGGTGCTCGCCCTCGATTTCACTGGTTTTGACTACATCATCAGTCAGGGCGACCAGACTGGCCTGATCGCGCAGGTTCATGCCTACGTCGGCAAGACGCCCATGCAAAAGGCCCTGGGCCCGACTGACGTTCGCAAGGAGGATAGCTAAAGAGCCTGCGTCATAGCGCCAGAGCGGAAAGTCTGGCTGCTGCCAGATGTAGCGAGATGCTGAGGTTTCCATGGCACTGATCATATGGAGGGTGCGGTGAAAGGTCAATGTATTCGCCGCAGATTATGCAGTGAATAGAGCCTGTATTCACCGCACGAACAAAGCCTTCCAGGCTCCGAGTTGTTAAGCACTGCTAACCTTCGGATCTGAGATCGAAAACGGGCGGAAATGTAGATTTCAGCGAGACATATGTTCATCTGCCCCCAATAAACCCC is a window of Pseudomonas sp. gcc21 DNA encoding:
- a CDS encoding nucleotidyltransferase domain-containing protein, with translation MSLEKIQSVLAEHPEIQLAYLFGSMAAGSATATSDADIAVQTYSPLTVEAKISLVEEIAIATGRPVDLIDLRKTGEPLLGQILQHGIRLKGDDTLHAELMRRHIFDSEDFLPYVRRMLAERRQSWTS
- a CDS encoding DUF86 domain-containing protein → MDKLVIERKLDSLYRCLNRVNEKCPANLADLLGDLDLQDVIVLNLSRAVQMCVDLGAHMLSSLDQPPPNTMGETFDRMADAKVLDRQLADRMKKSVGFRNIAVHNYDDLDWAIVHAIASRHLADFSAFAAVIAQSLDED
- a CDS encoding transposase; the protein is MARRQRLSYPGIAQHVIQRGNNRQVCFGDDEDMYIFAQWLTDYAAEYGVAVHAWVFMTNHIHVLATPVDFNSVSLLMQALGRRYVRYFNRRYRRTGTLWEGRYRSCLVDSEAYLLTCQRLMFI
- a CDS encoding Fic family protein — its product is METSASRYIWQQPDFPLWRYDAGSLAILLANVSRAQGLLHGRLADVGMNLRDQASLVALTDDVVKTSEIEGEHLDAASVRSSIAKRLGVDIGALAPADRHVEGVVEMILDATNHCFAQVTPDRLFAWHAALFPTGYSGMSKLKVGGYRDDSAGPMQVVSGPYGRQKVHFEAPPAHTLHRHMARLLEWVNEPGNEPDLIRAGLAHLWLVTLHPFDDGNGRIARALGDLLLARADGSPQRFYSLSAQIQRERNGYHDILERTQKGSMDVTPWLAWFLEALGGAVAEAHDTLGRVLAKARFWQHWAGTAFNERQTKVLNKLLDGFDGKLTNKKWAAIAKCSSDTALRDINDLLARGVLIKAEGGGRSTSYLLGFFD